ATTGGCATTTTCAATAATGAGGTTGGCTTTCCGAATACCCGCCCAGCTACTTTGCCAAACCCCGGCTCTTCTGAATGGTAAGTTGTCGCCCGTTTTAGGATTCTCATTGTAGAAATAGGTACCAATGCCAGTGCCTCCGGTGTTAATCCAGTTCCAGTAGCGACCCTGGTCAATGTGGAAGTCGAACTGCCAGTTTTGGTTGCCAATGGCATCATCACCGTAGCACATGTAGCCCTGCCAGTGAGTTGCGGTACCGTAGTTTACCACCATCGCGTACATTTCCTCCACAAAACCCTGCACGTTGTCAAAGTTTTTGAAGACTTCCTCTTGATCTAGGTTCGTCTCTATGGTTTTATCCAGATAATCCTCACAAGCGGTAGTCATCAGTAGCAGACTACCTAACATCCCCGCTAGTTTTATATAAAATCTATTCATAATGGGTCTTTTTAGAAGTTTATGTTAAAGCCAACATTGATCCGGCGGAAGGTAGGATAGTCGCCCCGCACGTGGGTTTCACCGTTTTGCCGATTACTTTCCCGATCGTCGGGCAGGTTCGACCATAGGAACAGGTTGTTTCCACCGACGAACACTTTGTAGCTGTTTCCATTTCTTCCTGGAAAGTTATAGGCGATCTCCACGTTCTTCAGGCGGACAAAGGAAGCATCAAGATAGTCGCGGTAGGAGTCGGTATCAGCCCCACCCTTCCACTCGGGTAGTACTTCGGTACCCGTAGGATTGTCCACTGTCCAGTAGTCCAGGTTATGTGCGAAGTAGAGGGGCGTGTCCTTATGAAAATCCCAAACGGTATGCCGCTTGGTAACATTGAAAGCCCCGTAAAACTGAACCATCACCGATAGGCCGTGGTAGTCGGTTCCCACCGTCCAGTTCCAGGTGTTAATTGGCTGTTCCGGATAGCCGTAGGGTGCCCGGTCGGTATTACCATCGTGGCGGCCATCAGAGTTGAAGTCTACTTGATCGTAGTAACCCGGACGACGGTGTTGCATGTCATCAACCAAGGGCACCGACATGTACACATCGTCCCAGCTGGTGATTAGCTCTCCGTTGATTGACCGTTTGTTAAGGCCAATGGGAAAGCCTTCGGTTTTGAGGTGGGCATCCAGTAAAACGGGCTCTTCCCGAAATTCAATTCTACTACGGGCTTGGGTAAAGTTGATGTTTGACCAGAGCTTTAGATTCGGATTCACGTAGTGGTTGAACCCGAGGGCAATTTCAATTCCTTCTACCGAAGTTCGGCCAACGTTCAAGTCAGGCGCACTGAACCCTAAGAATGCCGGAACGCTCCGGTCATTTCCCTGAACGATAATATCATCACGCTCTTCTTGAAAAACATCCACCGTAGCGGTAACCAAGTTGTTCATAAGCGTAAGGTCAAACCCGAGGTTTGCTTTGGTCGAGGTCTCCCAACGAAGATTAGGGTTGCCGATGACATCTTCCCGATAGAAAGTGTAGGGCGAACGTTGCCCCCAGGGGTTAGCGTTATTCATAAATGCCTGCCCACCGGAAGCCCACTGGGAGATATAGCCCCAGCGCCCTTTGATATCGTCATCGCCTACTACTCCGTAGGAACCACGTATTTTCAACATATCCAGCCAACCGGCTCCTTGCATAAACGGCTCGTTAGAGATAGCCCAACCCACTGCCGCCGAGGGAAACAGTTCAAAGCGGTAACCCGGCCCAAAGCGTTCCGAGCCATTGTAAGCTCCGTTTACATCCAGAAAGTAGCGTTCGTCGTAGTTGTACGTAGCCCGGGCCACCCAGTCTTCGCGGTAGCGGGGAAACATAGAGCCTTTGGCGTATTCTTCCCGGTTCATCAACAGTAGTACACTGGTATTATGCTTCCCGCCGAAAGTTTGCTCGTAGTTCAGCGAAAACTGGTAGAATAGTCGCCGTTCCAATTCACGATCATCCATACTAATAGGCCGATAAAACCAAGGTTGGGTGACAAAATCAAACTGGTTCTCACCCGGTGGGGTAATAAATAGTTCTTCACCATTGTCGAGATAACGCTTAAAAACCACATTATCGGTTCCGCCCGGATTGCTCTCGCTCACTCCGCCCCCGCCTCTGAAGTTATTATCGTAGGCTAAGCGACCGTTGAACGTAAGCCCTTCCAATAGAAAGTCCAGGTCTTGCTCCAACATAATATCTGAATTCACCTGGATACGGTGGTTCTGCCGGGCTCCTTTGGTGGTCATTACCATCAGCGGATTGGTGGTATCCCAAATATCCGCCGGGTCTTTTCCGTAGGTTCCGTCTTCGTGAATAGGATAGAATAAGGTAGGAGCCATTCCGTAGAGGCTGGAGTACACCAGCCGCATATCGTCGTTGCCTACCGATCGCTGAATGCCGTAGAAACCGGAAAGATTTACCGATACGCGGGTGGTTTTGGTAATATCAAAGTCCACGTTGCTACGGTAGTTAAAGCGGTCGTAACCAAAGTTCGGCTGGTAGGTCCGTCCGTTATCGTAGGCTGCGCCGTCAAATATATCACCCACACGCTGGTACGATAGTGCCCCGAAGTACTGGGCAAAGTCGCTCCCCCCGCGTACCGATAGGTTCACGTTATGATCCATCGCAAAGTCCTTGAGTACCACATCGGCCCAATCTACGTCAGGGTACCGCTCCCGCTCAAACTGGTTGGCCGGGTTCCGGTGCCGCTCCATAATTGCCCGGGGCGTATAATCCGCCCACGACTCTTCCGTGCTACTCACTTCGCGTTCAATGGCATCGTTGGCAACCGCCAGACCATCGAAAGCACTGAGTTTCTGAGGTATTTTAGAGGGGGTTTTAAATGCTGAGTTCACCGATAGCGATAACTGAGGCTTGCCCTTTTGACCCCGCTTCGTGGTAATCAGAATCACTCCATTGGCTCCCTTTACCCCAAATACAGCAGTAGCCGAAGCATCCTTCAGCACTGAAATTTTTTCAATATCGTTAATGTTGACATCGTTCATACTCCGCTCAATCCCATCGACCAGCACCAGCGGCTGCCCGCTTCCATTCCAGGTACTCCGTCCCCGAATAAAGATCTCAGGATCTTCCTCCCCCGGTCGCCCGGTGGTGCTTACTGTAATCACACCGGGAACCCGTCCGGTAAGCGCCTGCCCGACTGTACTAACCCCACCCGACTGCTGTAATACCTCTCCGGTGGTTTGCACGATCGAGCCAACTACACTCTCTTTTTTCTGCTCACCATAGCCAATTACCACTACTTCGGATAGCGACTGCACATCAGGGATCAGTTCCAGATTGATGACAGATCGCCCTTGTATGTCAACTTCTTGGGTAGTATAACCAATTGATGAAAACACCAGCGTGGTGGCATCATCATCAATGGTAAGCTTATAGTTTCCGTCAATATCCGAGACTGTACCGGTAGTCGTCTCTTTTACCAAAACATTCACCCCTGGCAGCCCCTCACCACTCTCGTTATCAATCACTCTACCACTGATGGTCTGAGCCAGAGCCTGCTCGGTGGTTCGTAAGCTCTGATTCTCAAGTTTTGATAAGTAGCTTAGCTGTTGAAAACGTTCGTCTTGTTGGTTTGACTGCAGCTCTCCTTTCAATACTGGTAGCGCCTTCCGCTCTTTTTGTTGATCGGCTACAATTACATAATGATCTTCACTGATCTTTTTGTACGTAAGTGATAAGGGAGGCAACAGTTCGTCTAATACTGCATCTAAACTCTGGTGCGCCAGTTCGTCCATCAGCTCAGCCGCCACAAACTTATTCTTCACCAATTGGCTATTGAAGTTGAACCGTACCTGATACTGATTGCCTAACGATAAAATAATTCCAGATAGCGCTTTTTTCTTCTTCTGCAATGGAAGGTAACTACCGCTCATTTTCGCCACTGAGGCTAGCTGCTGGGCGGAGAGGCCCGATGCTACCAACGCAAGCAGAAAGATGAGAGAGACACAACGGTGGAAGTGCTTCATAATGTGTATTGTTTTAGGTATTGTACTTTTACTACTTAAGTCGTCGGTCACTAAATATGCTGAAAGTGCTAGCGACTATCTATGGTGATTGTTTGCTCATTTTGGGTAATATCAAGGTCAAAGCTTATTGATAGAGTTTGCAGTAATAATTCTGATTGGTCGGCTGGCACAGAGCCAGTAAACAGAAGCTGGGCTAGACTATCACGCTCAAATTGGACTTTGTAGCCGTAGTTATCGCTCATCAACTGAGCAATCTCTTTCAGGGAAGTATCTTTAAATACCAGCAGATTATTGCGCCAGGAGGTATACAGTAGCGTATCTACTTCTTTTTGATCAACATGCTGATTTTTGGCCTCGTACTCTATCAACTCACCCGGTTTCATAACCCACTCTTCCGACAGCTGACTATCATCTGACAGCTGAACTTTTACTTTGCCAGAATTAAGTACCACCGTTGCTTTTTCTTCCCGACTATTTACGTTGAATTCTGTTCCGAGCACTTCTACTTGCAGCTCATGAGCGGTATGAACAATAAATTTCCGATGGTCTTCGGTATGGGTTACCGAAAAGAAGGCCTCACCGTTTAGCCACACCTCTCGCACTGAGTCTTCGGGCGTATTGCTGGGTACCCGAAGTGCTGAGTTAGCGTTTAGCACCACTTTGGTACCATCGGGTAATGTGATAGTTTTCACCTCGCCAAACGAGGTGGCGTAGAGAGCCGTGCGAATTTCGTAGTCGTAGTACCACCAGCCAATACCCGCCAAAAATAAAAAGCCAACGAAAGCGGCAGCAATCTTCCATCCCCATGCAACAAAGCGATGCTTCGGTCGGGCCGTAGTTACCGAAAGCGCATCGCGACTTATAATTTGGCTGAAGATATCATCTGATCGCTGCTCATCCAGCTTGGGAAACTCACCCAGCTTTGCTCTAACCTCATCTATGTGAGGAAACGCTTCGCTGCCATCAGACGCTCTTAGATACTCAATAATAGTTTCTATCTCTTCCGGAGTACACTCATCAGCGTAGAATTTTACGAAAAGTGATTTAATGTAATGCGGGTCGTACAAGGTTAGCGTATTAGAGGTTGATACTTCTAATACCCACGAGTGAACCTAAGGGACGATCTTCTAAAAAATATTTTTTGAATTTTATTTTAAAACGCTGAAAGACAAACTATTATAATCAAAAAAAATGTATACGAAACGTAAAAAATGCGATTGAGTACTCCGTTTACTAATGCACACTTTGCCCGGGGGTGATGATAATCAGAGGAAAAATAATATGGCAATACTAACCGCAATATCGGTATGTATGTGCAGTTGCTCCTTAATTGTTCTGAGAGCCTTGGTAATCTGATCTTTAACTGTATTGGGAGAGATATTTAATCGTTGCGCGATCTCTTCGTGACTTAACCCCTCTGTTCGGCTCATGCGAAAAATCAATTGTCGGCGGGTAGGTAGGCCCTGGATAGCTTGTTCTTGGAAGGCTTCTAAATCGCGATAGACTACTTGGTCTTCGGTAACATTACGGCAAGCCGTTTGGCGATAAAAAACTTGCTCCTTCAGTTGATCGCTGTAGGCTGCGTTTCGCAAAGTATTATAAACATGGTTTCGCGCTACTTTGTATAGATACGGTTTGATAGGATAGGCGGGGTCCAACTTCGCTCGGTTTTGCCAGATCTTCAAAAATACCTCCTGCACAGTTTCTTCGGCCAGTGTGGACGATTTAATAAACTTATAGCTATAACCAAAAATAGCGTCTTTGTGCTGATTAAAAATTTGCTTAAACGCTAGGTGGTCACCCTGAGAAACTCTTTTGATCAGAGTAGTTTCGCTCATTTTAGTACTATCTTCCAAAACAGGTAGTTGTATTGTTCACGATAAAATGGCTGTATAGTCACAAATTATCGCACACAATTTAGCGAATTTTCATAAACAACAAAATGAGTAGGATTGTTTTTGTGATTTTAACATTTTAAGCAAAAAAATTTGCGGGTGATTTGTTACGTCCTAATCTGTTCTTTTATCAACAATCTATTTCAAGTTTGAAATTGAGACGGCTGTCGCGCAGGTAATACTGCTTGCGTTTGCTGCGGGTATTCTGCCTGGGTGCCAAAATCGTCATCACGATCATTTCACGACGGCAACAGAAAGCGATCTCACACGGCAGAGGCATGAAGTAAATATGCGATATTAGGTGATCGGAGCTCACCAGACCGAATTACGGTAGCCAAGCCACGTTGGTTTCACTACTTTAGCGTGGAATCACCGCCCTGACGGTATGGGAAAAATATGATTTCTAGGATTTACAAAGTACTTCGCCAATAAACAGTGCTCCTACCGAAATTTTCAAAATCAAACTTGATAATACACTAGTAATAGCTACATTGTTAACCATAACTAGTATAAAAATACGCTAATACTAGCCATTGCTTCCTTGCAATTTCACCATTACTTTTGCTCATGTTTAGATTAAGTCTAAATAACTACAAAATTATGAAAAATACATTAATTACATTCAGTCTAGCTTTTACTAGCTTACTCGCCTTTGGTCAGAAGCAACAGGATATTGAATCCATCAAAGCCATGTGTGGCTGCTACGAAGTAGACTTTCAGTACGTTGAAACCTTCGCTCCTAAAGCGACCTACGAGTTTCACGATCGCTACGTAGCTAACGCTCTGGAATGGGTTGGTTTAGTAGACGAAAGTGAGAACAAACTATCGCTTCAGCATATTTTAGTGATGCGCGATACTATGGCTCTGAAACACTGGCGACAGGACTGGATTTTTGAAAACCAAAAATTATACTCTTTTCAGGGAGATGATCTTTGGAACTTTGAGACGTTAGCTAATGAGGGTGTTAAAGGGCAATGGACCCAAAAGGTTTACCAAGTAGATGATGGCCCGCGCTACGAGGGCAATGCCACTTGGATCCATACCGATGGTAAGCACTACTGGGAAAGCACCGTAGATGCGCCCCTACCTCGCCGGGAATACACCAAGCGCGATGACTACAATGTGCTAGAACGTACTAATCGGCACGAAATTACCGATGAGGGTCATGTACACGAGCAAGACAATACTAAGATTCGTCGCCGAAGCGGAAAAGACCGAGTATTGGTTCACGAAAAAGGCATGAACGTATACAAAAAAGTAGATGATAGTCGTTGCCAAGCCGCAGCTGACTGGTGGCAAAAGAATCAGGCTTTCTGGAGCGATGTACGCACCGCTTGGGACGAGGTTTTTGCCCGGCAGCAGGATTTAATGGTCGCTACTAAAGTAGACGACCAGCGTTTGTACGAACTACTATTTCCGCTGAATGCAGAGCTAATGACCGATGGTAGCTACAACAGCGAAGAAGGTTTATCTCGCATCCGGGAAACCATTGCCCACTACGTAAGCTCTCCGGCTGATACCGAAGTAGCCACTGGAAAATAACTTTAATGAATAATAATTGATGAGTGGTGATTGATGAAATAATAAGAATCATCATTCATTATTCATCACTTATTAAGTTCTAGATGATTTGGCGTGGTTGGGGGCGACTTAAGGGCGGCCTACCGCCGAAGTTTTTGACTATCATTTTTCTCACTACTATCGTGAAAGTAACCTTCGCCAGTCTGGGATAGGATAGATCATATTGCTGAACCACGTAAGTTCACCTGGAATCTCACAGAAAATTACTGAAACATGATTCCCCGATCTAAAACTTAGGAGCGATAACACAACAAAGTACCCGCTT
This region of Tunicatimonas pelagia genomic DNA includes:
- a CDS encoding SusC/RagA family TonB-linked outer membrane protein; the protein is MKHFHRCVSLIFLLALVASGLSAQQLASVAKMSGSYLPLQKKKKALSGIILSLGNQYQVRFNFNSQLVKNKFVAAELMDELAHQSLDAVLDELLPPLSLTYKKISEDHYVIVADQQKERKALPVLKGELQSNQQDERFQQLSYLSKLENQSLRTTEQALAQTISGRVIDNESGEGLPGVNVLVKETTTGTVSDIDGNYKLTIDDDATTLVFSSIGYTTQEVDIQGRSVINLELIPDVQSLSEVVVIGYGEQKKESVVGSIVQTTGEVLQQSGGVSTVGQALTGRVPGVITVSTTGRPGEEDPEIFIRGRSTWNGSGQPLVLVDGIERSMNDVNINDIEKISVLKDASATAVFGVKGANGVILITTKRGQKGKPQLSLSVNSAFKTPSKIPQKLSAFDGLAVANDAIEREVSSTEESWADYTPRAIMERHRNPANQFERERYPDVDWADVVLKDFAMDHNVNLSVRGGSDFAQYFGALSYQRVGDIFDGAAYDNGRTYQPNFGYDRFNYRSNVDFDITKTTRVSVNLSGFYGIQRSVGNDDMRLVYSSLYGMAPTLFYPIHEDGTYGKDPADIWDTTNPLMVMTTKGARQNHRIQVNSDIMLEQDLDFLLEGLTFNGRLAYDNNFRGGGGVSESNPGGTDNVVFKRYLDNGEELFITPPGENQFDFVTQPWFYRPISMDDRELERRLFYQFSLNYEQTFGGKHNTSVLLLMNREEYAKGSMFPRYREDWVARATYNYDERYFLDVNGAYNGSERFGPGYRFELFPSAAVGWAISNEPFMQGAGWLDMLKIRGSYGVVGDDDIKGRWGYISQWASGGQAFMNNANPWGQRSPYTFYREDVIGNPNLRWETSTKANLGFDLTLMNNLVTATVDVFQEERDDIIVQGNDRSVPAFLGFSAPDLNVGRTSVEGIEIALGFNHYVNPNLKLWSNINFTQARSRIEFREEPVLLDAHLKTEGFPIGLNKRSINGELITSWDDVYMSVPLVDDMQHRRPGYYDQVDFNSDGRHDGNTDRAPYGYPEQPINTWNWTVGTDYHGLSVMVQFYGAFNVTKRHTVWDFHKDTPLYFAHNLDYWTVDNPTGTEVLPEWKGGADTDSYRDYLDASFVRLKNVEIAYNFPGRNGNSYKVFVGGNNLFLWSNLPDDRESNRQNGETHVRGDYPTFRRINVGFNINF
- a CDS encoding FecR family protein; this encodes MYDPHYIKSLFVKFYADECTPEEIETIIEYLRASDGSEAFPHIDEVRAKLGEFPKLDEQRSDDIFSQIISRDALSVTTARPKHRFVAWGWKIAAAFVGFLFLAGIGWWYYDYEIRTALYATSFGEVKTITLPDGTKVVLNANSALRVPSNTPEDSVREVWLNGEAFFSVTHTEDHRKFIVHTAHELQVEVLGTEFNVNSREEKATVVLNSGKVKVQLSDDSQLSEEWVMKPGELIEYEAKNQHVDQKEVDTLLYTSWRNNLLVFKDTSLKEIAQLMSDNYGYKVQFERDSLAQLLFTGSVPADQSELLLQTLSISFDLDITQNEQTITIDSR
- a CDS encoding RNA polymerase sigma factor; translation: MSETTLIKRVSQGDHLAFKQIFNQHKDAIFGYSYKFIKSSTLAEETVQEVFLKIWQNRAKLDPAYPIKPYLYKVARNHVYNTLRNAAYSDQLKEQVFYRQTACRNVTEDQVVYRDLEAFQEQAIQGLPTRRQLIFRMSRTEGLSHEEIAQRLNISPNTVKDQITKALRTIKEQLHIHTDIAVSIAILFFL
- a CDS encoding DUF6607 family protein, translated to MKNTLITFSLAFTSLLAFGQKQQDIESIKAMCGCYEVDFQYVETFAPKATYEFHDRYVANALEWVGLVDESENKLSLQHILVMRDTMALKHWRQDWIFENQKLYSFQGDDLWNFETLANEGVKGQWTQKVYQVDDGPRYEGNATWIHTDGKHYWESTVDAPLPRREYTKRDDYNVLERTNRHEITDEGHVHEQDNTKIRRRSGKDRVLVHEKGMNVYKKVDDSRCQAAADWWQKNQAFWSDVRTAWDEVFARQQDLMVATKVDDQRLYELLFPLNAELMTDGSYNSEEGLSRIRETIAHYVSSPADTEVATGK